A genome region from Pygocentrus nattereri isolate fPygNat1 chromosome 10, fPygNat1.pri, whole genome shotgun sequence includes the following:
- the isca2 gene encoding iron-sulfur cluster assembly 2 homolog, mitochondrial — MSLARGVLISASKTKAWKVINAPSSVVLCASRPVGVTRVSQMPPLISTMQYSHSPVQEQQTASPAEDKVYLTESCVKRLTEIMDKGEYLRIHVEGGGCSGFQYKFSVDTVKNNDDRIFEQNGVGVIVDQDSLEFVKGATLDFSQELIRSSFQVLKNPQAEHGCSCGSSFSIKV, encoded by the exons ATGTCACTCGCTAGAGGAGTCTTGATCAGCGCgtccaaaacaaaagcatggaAAGTTATAAA tgcCCCCTCCTCAGTGGTACTTTGTGCATCCCGGCCTGTGGGGGTTACGCGGGTGTCTCAGATGCCCCCTCTGATCTCCACAATGCAGTATAGCCACAGCCCAGTTCAGGAGCAACAAACAGCGAGTCCAGCAGAAGATAAAGTCTATCTTACTGAATCTTGTGTCAAG AGGCTCACTGAGATCATGGATAAGGGCGAGTATCTGAGGATACATGTGGAAGGTGGAGGATGCTCTGGCTTCCAGTATAAGTTCTCAGTGGACACGGTCAAAAATAATGATGACAG AATATTTGAACAGAATGGTGTTGGGGTGATAGTAGACCAGGACAGTCTGGAGTTTGTGAAAGGTGCCACGCTGGACTTCAGCCAGGAGCTCATCCGCTCTTCCTTCCAAGTTCTTAAGAACCCCCAGGCAGAACATGGCTGCTCTTGTGGCAGCTCTTTTTCTATAAAGGTCTGA
- the LOC108435742 gene encoding NPC intracellular cholesterol transporter 2 codes for MDSRFLCAFLLPFLAFAQAEQVKFADCGSVSGKVVEVDIQPCPDQPCQLHKGQSYSVNVTFNSVVESQTSKAVVHGVIAGVPVPFPIPIEDGCKSGIQCPIQKHKLYSYVNELPVKAEYPPIKLVVEWELRDDSSKDLFCIKFPVQIVS; via the exons ATGGATTCTCGCTTCCTCTGCGCCTTCTTGCTGCCTTTTCTTGCGTTCGCTCAGGCTGAGCAGGTGAAGTTCGCTGACTGTG GCTCAGTTTCTGGAAAGGTGGTCGAGGTTGACATTCAGCCCTGCCCAGATCAGCCGTGCCAGCTTCACAAAGGACAGAGCTATTCTGTAAATGTGACATTCAACAGTG TGGTTGAGAGTCAGACCAGCAAAGCTGTGGTTCATGGAGTGATCGCTGGTGTCCCTGTTCCTTTCCCCATCCCTATTGAGGATGGCTGCAAATCTGGAATCCAGTGCCCCATTCAGAAGCATAAATTATACAGTTATGTCAATGAGCTACCTGTCAAGGCAGAGTACCCCCCA ATAAAATTGGTTGTGGAGTGGGAACTGAGAGACGACTCCAGCAAAGATTTGTTTTGCATCAAGTTTCCCGTTCAGATTGTGAGCTGA